One part of the Methylobacterium mesophilicum SR1.6/6 genome encodes these proteins:
- a CDS encoding HlyD family secretion protein, with protein MDARRSDSFKSAEPVAGGAAIPVAPPATAAKPRRGRARVVLPLVGLLALGGAGTYGWHWWTIGRFLETTDDAYLQSDKVTVAPRIAGIVADVRVGDNQSVKAGDVIARLDDRSYRVQLKQAEAEVEKDKAQVLGVASAIIQQQAQVASSKADLANAEAALTFSQQEYTRYQNLLQTGSGTVQRQQQADADLRQRHAARDKAAASLDAAQKQIDSLKALEASTRASLEGAQAKVEGVKLDLSYTTIVAPIDGVAGDRALRIGQVVSPGTGLLTLVPMGRDIYLVANFKETQTGHMVEGQRVTFTVDAFGDHAFEGRIESFSPGTGSQFALLPPENATGNFTKVVQRVPVRVALDPADPLVARLRPGLSVEATVHTADPVEAVSPARPKPAPTALVSEALPR; from the coding sequence ATGGACGCACGTCGCAGCGACAGCTTCAAGAGCGCCGAGCCGGTTGCCGGCGGCGCGGCGATCCCTGTCGCGCCGCCCGCAACCGCAGCGAAGCCGCGCCGCGGCCGGGCGCGGGTCGTCCTGCCGCTGGTGGGCCTGCTCGCGCTGGGCGGTGCCGGGACCTACGGCTGGCACTGGTGGACCATCGGGCGCTTCCTCGAGACCACCGACGACGCCTACCTGCAATCCGACAAGGTCACGGTGGCGCCGCGCATCGCCGGGATCGTCGCGGACGTGCGGGTTGGCGACAACCAGTCGGTGAAGGCCGGCGACGTCATCGCGCGCCTCGACGACCGGTCCTACCGGGTCCAGCTCAAGCAGGCCGAGGCCGAGGTCGAGAAGGACAAGGCGCAGGTGCTCGGCGTCGCCTCGGCCATCATCCAGCAGCAGGCGCAGGTCGCCTCGTCGAAGGCCGACCTCGCCAATGCCGAGGCCGCACTCACCTTCTCGCAGCAGGAATACACGCGCTACCAGAACCTGCTGCAGACCGGCTCCGGCACGGTGCAGCGCCAGCAGCAGGCGGATGCCGACCTGCGCCAGCGCCACGCCGCCCGCGACAAGGCCGCCGCCTCGCTCGACGCCGCGCAGAAGCAGATCGACAGCCTGAAGGCGCTCGAAGCGAGCACCCGGGCGAGCCTCGAGGGCGCACAGGCCAAGGTCGAAGGGGTCAAGCTCGACCTCAGCTACACCACCATCGTGGCCCCGATCGACGGCGTGGCCGGCGACCGGGCGCTGCGGATCGGGCAGGTGGTCTCCCCCGGCACCGGGCTCCTGACCCTGGTTCCCATGGGGCGCGACATCTACCTCGTGGCGAACTTCAAGGAGACCCAGACCGGGCACATGGTCGAGGGCCAGCGGGTCACCTTCACGGTGGACGCCTTCGGCGACCATGCGTTCGAGGGCCGGATCGAGAGCTTCTCCCCGGGCACGGGCTCCCAGTTCGCCCTGTTGCCCCCCGAGAATGCCACCGGCAACTTCACCAAGGTGGTGCAGCGCGTGCCCGTGCGCGTCGCCCTCGACCCGGCGGATCCGCTGGTCGCCCGCCTGCGTCCCGGCCTCTCGGTGGAGGCGACCGTCCACACCGCCGACCCGGTGGAGGCGGTCAGCCCCGCAAGGCCCAAGCCCGCCCCGACGGCCCTCGTCAGCGAGGCCCTGCCGCGATGA
- a CDS encoding TRAP transporter small permease: MLLKILDRLEEVLIGTLMAAATVITFATVVHRFLSGIPTLQDYTDRIDFGWSQELCIYMFIWVAKFGAAYGVRTGIHVGVDVLVNRLPPGARRAMVLLSLAAGALFTGIVGTLGASFVWRIGHTDQTTPDMEIPVWIVYLAIPLGSYLMCFRFLQVAWTFLRTGHLPARDHAHVDGVPTVEGVDPIQLGREGGPA; encoded by the coding sequence ATGCTGCTGAAGATCCTCGACCGGCTCGAAGAGGTGCTGATCGGCACGCTGATGGCGGCCGCCACCGTGATCACCTTCGCCACGGTGGTGCACCGGTTCCTCTCCGGCATCCCCACCCTGCAGGACTACACGGACCGGATCGACTTCGGCTGGTCCCAGGAACTGTGCATCTACATGTTCATCTGGGTCGCCAAGTTCGGCGCGGCCTACGGCGTGCGCACCGGCATCCATGTCGGCGTCGACGTGCTGGTCAACCGGCTGCCGCCCGGGGCGCGCCGGGCCATGGTGCTGCTCAGCCTCGCGGCCGGCGCCCTGTTCACCGGCATCGTGGGCACGCTCGGCGCGAGCTTCGTCTGGCGCATCGGCCACACCGACCAGACCACGCCCGACATGGAGATCCCGGTCTGGATCGTCTACCTCGCGATCCCGCTCGGCTCCTACCTGATGTGCTTCCGCTTCCTGCAGGTCGCCTGGACCTTCCTGCGGACCGGCCACCTGCCGGCCCGCGACCACGCCCATGTCGACGGGGTCCCGACGGTCGAGGGCGTCGACCCGATCCAGCTCGGCCGCGAGGGAGGCCCGGCATGA
- a CDS encoding TRAP transporter substrate-binding protein, with protein sequence MKIPLLGTLACALALATPAAAAPAAAQAPIVIKFSHVTTTDTPKGQGAERFKQLAEERTKGAVKVEIYPNSTLYKDKEEVEMLQLGAVQMLAPSTSKFGPLGVKEYEAFDLPYIFPNEQVLRRVQDGPIGQGLFKKLESKGITGLGYWDNGFKILTSNKPMHAPEDMRGLKFRIQSSKVLEAQFKQLGALPQVLAFSELYQALQTGVVDGQENPPSNVTTQKLNEVQKHASLTYHGYVGYAVIVNKGFWDGLPADIRTTLEGAMKEATAYEHEIADKQNAQALADIRATGKTEVYTPTEAENAAWRKALAPVQREMAARVGKDLVAALNKEAEGAPNN encoded by the coding sequence ATGAAGATCCCGTTGCTCGGCACGCTCGCCTGCGCGCTCGCGCTCGCGACCCCGGCTGCCGCGGCTCCGGCCGCCGCGCAGGCGCCGATCGTCATCAAGTTCAGCCACGTCACCACCACGGACACGCCGAAGGGCCAGGGCGCCGAGCGCTTCAAGCAGCTCGCCGAAGAGCGCACGAAGGGCGCCGTGAAGGTCGAGATCTACCCGAACAGCACGCTCTACAAGGACAAGGAGGAGGTGGAGATGCTCCAGCTCGGCGCCGTGCAGATGCTGGCGCCGTCCACCAGCAAGTTCGGCCCCCTCGGCGTCAAGGAGTACGAGGCCTTCGACCTGCCCTACATCTTCCCCAACGAGCAGGTGCTGCGCCGCGTCCAGGACGGGCCGATCGGGCAGGGATTGTTCAAGAAGCTGGAATCCAAGGGCATCACGGGCCTCGGCTACTGGGACAACGGCTTCAAGATCCTCACGTCCAACAAGCCGATGCACGCGCCGGAGGACATGCGGGGCCTGAAGTTCCGCATCCAGTCCTCGAAGGTGCTGGAGGCCCAGTTCAAGCAGCTCGGCGCGCTGCCCCAGGTGCTGGCCTTCTCGGAGCTGTACCAGGCGCTCCAGACCGGCGTGGTCGACGGGCAGGAGAACCCGCCCTCGAACGTCACCACGCAGAAGCTCAACGAGGTGCAGAAGCACGCCTCGCTGACCTATCACGGCTACGTCGGCTACGCGGTGATCGTGAACAAGGGCTTCTGGGACGGCCTGCCCGCCGACATCCGCACCACGCTGGAGGGTGCCATGAAGGAGGCGACCGCCTACGAGCACGAGATCGCCGACAAGCAGAACGCGCAGGCGCTCGCCGACATCCGCGCCACCGGCAAGACCGAGGTCTACACGCCGACCGAGGCCGAGAACGCCGCGTGGCGCAAGGCGCTCGCGCCGGTCCAGCGCGAGATGGCCGCCCGCGTCGGCAAGGATCTGGTCGCCGCCCTCAACAAGGAAGCCGAAGGCGCGCCGAACAACTGA
- a CDS encoding ABC transporter substrate-binding protein, translating into MVRTSRTGSLLPGRRRLLRAGPALLLAGLVFAIPARADDAKVRISRQPGFVYLPAVLAEQHKLIEKHAKAAGLGDVTVEWVNLTSGAAGNDALLSGNIDIVDSGSTNMLLLNDRTKGDVKGLCGVGSTPMLLLTRNPDVKELKDFSSKDKIALPSVKVSSQAVLLQIAAKKAFGPENATKLDPLTVQLGHPDAVAALASPHNEVNSHFSLPPFQQRELQDPAIHKVLNSYELVGEPVSNAIFYARTGWFNRNPKLAAAIVAAIDEANGEIAKDPLKAAKDYVAATNEKTPPETLVEIMKEPGTNFSTTPYGIMLQARHFYAMKTIKAEPKDWKDTFFPIVHGLPGK; encoded by the coding sequence ATGGTGCGTACGTCGCGGACGGGCTCGTTGCTGCCGGGCCGCCGCCGGCTCCTGCGGGCGGGACCGGCCCTCCTGCTGGCCGGGCTGGTATTCGCCATCCCCGCGCGGGCCGACGACGCCAAGGTCCGGATCAGCCGGCAGCCGGGTTTCGTCTACCTGCCCGCCGTGCTGGCCGAGCAGCACAAGCTGATCGAGAAGCACGCCAAGGCGGCGGGCCTCGGGGACGTCACGGTGGAGTGGGTCAACCTGACGAGCGGCGCGGCTGGCAACGACGCGCTGCTCTCGGGCAACATCGACATCGTCGACAGTGGCTCCACCAACATGCTGCTGCTGAACGACCGCACCAAGGGCGACGTGAAGGGCCTGTGCGGGGTCGGCTCGACGCCGATGCTGCTGCTCACCCGCAACCCGGACGTGAAGGAACTCAAGGACTTCTCGTCCAAGGACAAGATCGCGCTGCCCTCCGTGAAGGTCTCCTCGCAGGCGGTGCTGCTCCAGATCGCCGCCAAGAAGGCCTTCGGCCCCGAGAACGCCACCAAGCTCGACCCGCTCACAGTCCAGCTCGGCCACCCGGACGCGGTGGCGGCGCTCGCGAGCCCGCACAACGAGGTCAACAGCCACTTCTCGCTGCCGCCGTTCCAGCAGCGCGAGCTGCAGGATCCGGCGATCCACAAGGTGCTGAACTCCTATGAACTCGTCGGCGAGCCGGTGAGCAACGCGATCTTCTACGCCCGGACCGGCTGGTTCAACCGCAACCCCAAGCTCGCCGCCGCCATTGTGGCCGCCATCGACGAGGCCAATGGCGAGATCGCCAAGGATCCGCTGAAAGCCGCCAAGGACTACGTGGCGGCCACCAACGAGAAGACCCCGCCCGAGACGCTCGTCGAGATCATGAAGGAGCCCGGGACGAACTTCTCCACGACCCCCTACGGCATCATGCTCCAGGCCCGGCACTTCTACGCCATGAAAACCATCAAGGCCGAGCCCAAGGATTGGAAGGACACGTTCTTCCCGATCGTCCACGGGCTGCCGGGGAAGTAG
- a CDS encoding DHA2 family efflux MFS transporter permease subunit, with translation MSAVPAVGMPVPDAKASARDWLAVFGAILGAFTAILDIQITNASLADIQGALGASTEEGSWISTAYLMAEIIVIPLTGWLSSVVGLRRYLAVNTMLFTAFSLACALSTSLSQMILFRAGQGFTGGVLIPTAIVIVRTRLPKSQQAVGIALFGLTATFAPAIGPTVGGWLTDNLSWHYIFYLNLIFGPIAAAIQLGAFEKAPARWAELLKGDWIGIGLMATGLPALTFVLEEGQRKDWFGSPVIVQASWLAAAGITGFIVRELTASKPFINLRVLANRSVGGACVLMTVLGAVSFGSIYIIPVYCAQIQGYNAEQIGTVVMWSGLPQLVLFPMMPLLMRAVDARLLVVTGTLFFIASCWINVGLTHDVGADQLILPQLMRAIGQPLFTIPLSQLSTAGLAPRDTADASALSNMMRNLGGSIGIAMLSTMIDRREHFHFSMLAEAITVNATRTQDRLATMAAGLHARIADPLAAKGVALGQLAAQVRREAYVMAYADGFWLVGVSLVASLAVVAILKKPQRAAGPVEAH, from the coding sequence ATGAGTGCCGTTCCGGCCGTGGGCATGCCCGTGCCCGACGCGAAGGCGAGCGCCCGGGACTGGCTCGCCGTGTTCGGCGCGATCCTCGGCGCCTTCACGGCGATCCTCGACATCCAGATCACCAACGCCTCGCTCGCCGACATCCAGGGGGCGCTCGGCGCCTCCACCGAGGAGGGGAGCTGGATCTCCACCGCCTACCTGATGGCCGAGATCATCGTGATTCCGCTCACCGGCTGGCTGTCCTCGGTGGTCGGCCTGCGCCGCTACCTCGCGGTGAACACGATGCTGTTCACCGCCTTCTCGCTGGCCTGCGCGCTCTCGACGTCGTTAAGCCAGATGATCCTGTTCCGGGCCGGCCAGGGCTTCACCGGCGGCGTCCTGATCCCCACCGCGATCGTGATCGTGCGGACGCGGCTGCCCAAGAGCCAGCAGGCGGTCGGCATCGCCCTGTTCGGGCTGACCGCGACCTTCGCGCCGGCCATCGGCCCGACGGTGGGCGGCTGGCTCACCGACAACCTGTCCTGGCACTACATCTTCTACCTGAACCTGATCTTCGGTCCGATCGCGGCCGCGATCCAGCTCGGCGCCTTCGAGAAGGCCCCCGCGCGCTGGGCCGAGCTGCTCAAGGGCGACTGGATCGGCATCGGCCTGATGGCGACCGGCCTGCCGGCGCTGACCTTCGTGCTGGAGGAGGGGCAGCGCAAGGACTGGTTCGGCTCGCCCGTGATCGTTCAGGCGAGCTGGCTCGCCGCGGCGGGCATCACCGGCTTCATCGTGCGCGAGCTGACGGCTTCCAAGCCCTTCATCAACCTGCGGGTTCTGGCCAACCGCTCGGTCGGGGGCGCCTGCGTGCTGATGACCGTGCTGGGCGCGGTGTCGTTCGGATCGATCTACATCATCCCGGTCTACTGCGCGCAGATCCAGGGCTACAACGCCGAGCAGATCGGCACCGTGGTGATGTGGTCGGGCCTGCCGCAGCTGGTCCTGTTCCCGATGATGCCCCTGCTCATGCGCGCCGTCGACGCCCGGCTGCTCGTGGTGACCGGGACCCTCTTCTTCATCGCGAGCTGCTGGATCAACGTGGGCCTGACCCACGATGTCGGCGCCGATCAGCTGATCCTGCCGCAGCTCATGCGGGCCATCGGGCAGCCGCTGTTCACGATCCCGCTCTCGCAGCTCTCCACGGCCGGCCTCGCGCCGCGCGACACCGCCGACGCCTCGGCGCTGTCGAACATGATGCGCAACCTCGGCGGCTCGATCGGCATCGCCATGCTGTCGACCATGATCGACCGGCGGGAGCACTTCCACTTCTCGATGCTGGCCGAGGCGATCACCGTCAACGCCACCCGCACCCAGGACCGGCTCGCCACCATGGCCGCCGGCCTGCATGCCCGCATCGCGGATCCGCTCGCCGCCAAGGGCGTCGCGCTGGGCCAGCTCGCTGCGCAGGTCCGCCGCGAGGCCTACGTCATGGCCTACGCGGACGGGTTCTGGCTGGTGGGGGTGAGCCTCGTGGCGAGCCTCGCCGTGGTGGCCATCCTCAAGAAGCCGCAGCGCGCCGCCGGGCCCGTGGAGGCGCACTGA
- a CDS encoding MFS transporter, with product MLGGIAADYIGRKRMMMLSILGYAVFTGLTAFAGSFTQLALLRFITGLAIGSEWSTGIALVAETWPNRARPKGCGFLQSGFGGGAVLAAIVWAVLAATNPMGDQSWRIMFALGALPAFVCLYLRRALEESEQWMQALKEQRWAATAEDAGHAPRAPQRPFTLAEIFREPESRRRVLLATAMSFATTVGWWAVSSWLPAYTEGLAKAAGEPANVWGPRMGIIYNLGAISAYVISGFVADALGRRSFLLVTYIGCIATSLACYLWTGGLVPFMGLAFLNGFFTLGFAFSWMAIYLVELFTPAVRATAASFVFNGARLIAWIFPIVAGQIVTSFGGVAAAALTLSSVYLIGLVVPWFMPETTGRPLPV from the coding sequence CTGCTCGGCGGGATCGCGGCCGACTACATCGGCCGCAAGCGCATGATGATGCTCTCGATCCTGGGCTACGCGGTCTTCACGGGACTGACCGCCTTCGCGGGGAGCTTCACGCAGCTCGCGCTCCTGCGGTTCATCACCGGCCTCGCCATCGGCTCGGAGTGGTCCACCGGCATCGCGCTGGTGGCCGAGACCTGGCCGAACCGGGCGCGGCCCAAGGGCTGCGGCTTCCTGCAATCGGGCTTCGGCGGCGGCGCCGTGCTCGCCGCCATCGTGTGGGCGGTGCTGGCGGCCACCAACCCGATGGGCGACCAGTCCTGGCGCATCATGTTCGCGCTCGGTGCCCTGCCGGCCTTCGTCTGCCTCTACCTGCGGCGGGCGCTGGAGGAATCCGAGCAGTGGATGCAGGCGCTGAAGGAACAGCGCTGGGCCGCCACCGCGGAGGATGCCGGTCACGCCCCGCGGGCCCCGCAGCGCCCCTTCACCCTGGCGGAGATCTTCCGCGAGCCGGAGAGCCGGCGGCGGGTGCTGCTCGCCACCGCGATGTCCTTCGCCACCACGGTGGGCTGGTGGGCGGTCTCGTCCTGGCTGCCGGCCTACACGGAGGGGCTGGCCAAGGCCGCGGGCGAGCCGGCCAACGTCTGGGGGCCGCGCATGGGCATCATCTACAATCTCGGGGCGATCAGCGCCTATGTGATCTCGGGATTCGTGGCGGATGCCCTCGGACGGCGGAGCTTCCTGCTCGTCACCTATATCGGCTGCATCGCCACGTCGCTCGCCTGCTACCTCTGGACCGGCGGGCTGGTGCCGTTCATGGGGCTCGCTTTCCTGAACGGGTTCTTCACCCTGGGCTTCGCCTTCTCGTGGATGGCGATCTACCTCGTGGAGCTGTTCACCCCGGCGGTCCGGGCGACGGCGGCGAGCTTCGTGTTCAACGGCGCCCGGCTGATCGCCTGGATCTTCCCGATCGTCGCCGGACAGATCGTCACCTCCTTCGGCGGCGTGGCCGCCGCGGCGCTGACCCTGTCGAGCGTCTACCTGATCGGCCTCGTGGTGCCGTGGTTCATGCCGGAGACGACGGGCCGCCCCTTACCGGTGTAG
- a CDS encoding ribose-phosphate pyrophosphokinase: protein MKSSIKIIAGNASRPLAEAIAAYLELPLAKCMVRRFADMEIFVELQENVRGEDVFIVQSTSFPANDHLMELLIMIDAARRSSARRITAVIPYFGYARQDRRTSGRTPISAKLVANLITEAGADRVLTLDLHAGQIQGFFDIPTDNLFAAPVMVRDIKERLPTADRMVVSPDVGGVVRARAIAKRIDCPLAIVDKRRERPGESEVMNIIGEVEGRSCILVDDIVDSGGTLVNAAEALLNAGAKDVSAYITHGVLSGGAVSRIAASRMKELVITDSIQPTQAVKLARNIRVATIAPLLGEAIGRTATESSVSSLFD, encoded by the coding sequence ATGAAATCCTCGATCAAGATCATCGCCGGGAATGCCAGCCGGCCCCTGGCCGAGGCGATCGCGGCCTATCTCGAGCTGCCGCTCGCCAAGTGCATGGTCCGGCGCTTCGCCGATATGGAGATCTTCGTCGAGCTGCAGGAGAACGTGCGCGGCGAGGACGTGTTCATCGTCCAGTCGACGTCGTTCCCGGCCAACGACCACCTGATGGAACTGCTGATCATGATCGACGCCGCGCGCCGGTCCTCGGCCCGGCGCATCACGGCGGTGATCCCGTATTTCGGCTATGCCAGGCAGGACCGGCGCACCTCGGGCCGCACCCCGATCTCCGCCAAGCTGGTGGCGAACCTGATCACCGAGGCCGGCGCCGACCGCGTCCTGACCCTCGACCTCCATGCCGGCCAGATCCAAGGCTTCTTCGACATCCCCACCGACAACCTGTTCGCCGCCCCCGTGATGGTGCGCGACATCAAGGAGCGGCTGCCGACCGCCGACCGGATGGTGGTCTCGCCGGACGTCGGCGGCGTGGTCCGCGCCCGCGCCATCGCCAAGCGGATCGACTGCCCGCTGGCCATCGTCGACAAGCGCCGGGAGCGCCCGGGCGAGTCCGAGGTGATGAACATCATCGGCGAGGTCGAGGGCCGCTCCTGCATCCTCGTGGACGACATCGTCGATTCGGGCGGCACCCTGGTCAACGCCGCCGAGGCCCTGCTCAATGCCGGCGCCAAGGACGTCTCGGCCTACATCACCCACGGGGTGCTCTCGGGCGGCGCGGTCTCCCGCATCGCCGCCTCGCGGATGAAGGAGCTGGTGATCACCGACTCCATCCAGCCGACGCAGGCCGTCAAGCTCGCCCGCAACATCCGGGTGGCGACGATCGCGCCGCTGCTCGGCGAGGCGATCGGCCGGACGGCGACCGAGTCCAGCGTCTCCAGCCTGTTCGACTAG
- a CDS encoding TetR/AcrR family transcriptional regulator: protein MTATEIERAEAGPRRGGRPTRAEAARREAHLIAVATTLFMERGFDATSIDAVAEAAGMSKPTVYARYRDKRALFEAVLRERIAAWLAPLAAAAEAQAARAGTDDGTDDVEAALHDLSRTLLAHGQTPGAAMLKRNLVAQALQFPELARLAHEEGWLRGVRAVAQIIDIFARRGRIAVADPEIAADLFLSLVLGRSSQATLYGIATDPEMQERRRQAAVRLFLDGVRPR, encoded by the coding sequence GTGACGGCGACGGAGATCGAGCGGGCGGAAGCCGGACCGCGGCGGGGCGGGCGGCCCACGCGCGCGGAGGCGGCCCGCCGCGAGGCGCACCTGATCGCCGTGGCGACCACGCTGTTCATGGAGCGCGGCTTCGACGCCACCTCCATCGACGCGGTGGCCGAGGCTGCCGGGATGAGCAAGCCGACGGTCTACGCCCGCTACCGCGACAAGCGGGCCCTGTTCGAGGCGGTCCTGCGCGAGCGGATCGCCGCGTGGCTGGCGCCCCTCGCCGCCGCCGCGGAGGCGCAGGCGGCCCGGGCCGGAACCGATGACGGGACGGACGACGTCGAGGCGGCCCTGCACGACCTGAGCCGCACCCTGCTGGCCCACGGGCAGACGCCGGGGGCGGCGATGCTCAAGCGCAACCTCGTGGCCCAGGCGCTGCAGTTCCCGGAGCTCGCCCGCCTCGCCCACGAGGAGGGCTGGCTGCGGGGCGTGCGCGCCGTGGCGCAGATCATCGACATCTTCGCCCGGCGCGGGCGGATCGCGGTGGCCGATCCCGAGATCGCCGCCGACCTGTTCCTCAGCCTCGTCCTCGGCCGGTCCTCCCAGGCGACCCTGTACGGCATCGCCACCGACCCGGAGATGCAGGAGCGGCGCCGGCAGGCGGCGGTGCGGCTGTTCCTCGATGGAGTGCGGCCGCGCTGA
- a CDS encoding DUF1013 domain-containing protein, which yields MSQGPLMPKATAVWLVENTSLAFEQIADFCKLHPLEVKGIADGEVAAGIKGLDPVSTGQLTRDEIEKAQKAPHYRLKPAVSKVKLPEVKRTTKGPRYTPLSRRQDRPNAILWLLRNHPELKDSQIIRLVGTTKSTIQQIRERTHWNSGSLQPMDPVTLGLTTQINLDFEVQRAAADRPAAVAAESGASLLPTEVSTARDEHDREPEEEHGGREERLDADSVFAKLKGRHQDEDDEE from the coding sequence ATGTCCCAGGGTCCGCTGATGCCCAAGGCGACCGCCGTGTGGCTGGTCGAGAACACCTCGCTGGCCTTCGAGCAGATCGCCGATTTCTGCAAGCTGCACCCGCTCGAGGTGAAGGGCATCGCCGACGGCGAGGTCGCGGCCGGCATCAAGGGGCTCGACCCGGTCTCCACCGGCCAGCTCACCCGCGACGAGATCGAGAAGGCCCAGAAGGCGCCGCACTACAGGCTGAAGCCCGCCGTCTCGAAGGTGAAGCTGCCGGAGGTGAAGCGCACCACCAAGGGGCCGCGCTACACCCCGCTGTCGCGCCGCCAGGACCGGCCGAACGCCATCCTCTGGCTGCTGCGCAACCACCCGGAGCTGAAGGACTCGCAGATCATCCGGCTGGTCGGCACCACCAAGTCGACGATCCAGCAGATCCGCGAGCGCACCCACTGGAACTCGGGCTCGCTGCAGCCGATGGACCCGGTGACCCTGGGCCTCACCACCCAGATCAACCTCGACTTCGAGGTCCAGCGCGCGGCAGCCGACCGCCCGGCGGCGGTGGCGGCCGAGTCCGGCGCCTCGCTGCTGCCGACCGAGGTTTCCACGGCCCGCGACGAGCACGACCGCGAGCCCGAGGAGGAGCACGGCGGCCGCGAGGAGCGGCTCGACGCCGATTCGGTCTTCGCCAAGCTCAAGGGCCGGCACCAGGACGAGGACGACGAGGAGTAG
- a CDS encoding DUF4170 domain-containing protein, protein MATAIDSDQKLHLVFGGELQDLDGVRFRDIKNLDIVGIYPDYASAQAAWRAKAQATVDSAQTRYFVVHLHRLLEPQVP, encoded by the coding sequence ATGGCGACGGCGATCGACAGCGACCAGAAGCTGCACCTGGTCTTCGGCGGCGAATTGCAGGATCTCGACGGCGTCCGCTTCCGGGACATCAAGAACCTCGACATCGTCGGCATCTACCCGGACTACGCCTCCGCGCAGGCCGCGTGGCGGGCCAAGGCCCAGGCCACCGTCGACAGCGCGCAGACCCGCTACTTCGTGGTCCACCTGCACCGGCTGCTGGAGCCGCAGGTTCCCTGA
- a CDS encoding fumarylacetoacetate hydrolase family protein: protein MSTRRDFLHLSAAVTAAGALATPAAALTPDAQTPSAGPGRPIPPAGGEALRLVTFLPDAGAAPRLGAVRADGRVVDLSRAALPGFDPARMVSLIEAGPAALDAVRRAAAAGDGPSVETVRLLAPIPTPTRNIYAVGWNYLEHFAEGQAARGTNAEYPAHPVFFTKGVNTVNGPYDPIPFDPEVSTAIDWEVELAVIIGTGGRNIPEADAMGHVFGYSVLNDTTARDMQIKLHGGQWFKGKSLDGHGPIGPWIVPASDLDPANLHLITRVNGVVKQDASTQQMYFKVARIIAELSHGLTLVPGDIIATGTPPGVGNARKPPEFLKPGDVMESEIVGLGTLRNVIQPVHA, encoded by the coding sequence ATGAGCACCCGGCGCGATTTCCTGCACCTCTCCGCGGCCGTGACGGCGGCCGGTGCGCTGGCGACGCCGGCCGCCGCCCTGACGCCCGACGCGCAGACCCCCAGCGCCGGTCCGGGCCGCCCGATCCCGCCCGCGGGCGGCGAGGCCCTGCGCCTCGTCACCTTCCTGCCCGACGCGGGCGCCGCCCCTCGCCTCGGCGCCGTGCGCGCGGACGGGCGCGTCGTCGACCTGTCGCGCGCCGCCCTGCCCGGCTTCGACCCGGCCCGGATGGTGTCGCTGATCGAGGCCGGCCCCGCGGCGCTCGACGCCGTCCGCCGCGCCGCCGCGGCGGGCGACGGGCCGTCGGTGGAGACCGTCCGGCTCCTCGCGCCGATCCCGACGCCGACGCGCAACATCTACGCGGTCGGCTGGAACTACCTGGAGCACTTCGCCGAGGGGCAGGCCGCGCGCGGCACGAACGCCGAGTACCCGGCTCATCCGGTGTTCTTCACCAAGGGCGTCAACACGGTGAACGGTCCCTACGACCCGATTCCCTTCGATCCGGAGGTCTCGACCGCGATCGACTGGGAGGTGGAACTCGCCGTGATCATCGGCACGGGCGGCCGCAACATCCCGGAAGCCGACGCGATGGGCCACGTGTTCGGCTACAGCGTCCTCAACGACACCACCGCCCGCGACATGCAGATCAAGCTCCATGGGGGTCAGTGGTTCAAGGGCAAGAGCCTCGACGGTCACGGCCCGATCGGCCCCTGGATCGTCCCGGCCTCCGACCTCGATCCCGCCAACCTCCATCTGATCACGCGGGTGAACGGCGTGGTGAAGCAGGACGCCTCGACGCAGCAGATGTACTTCAAGGTGGCCCGCATCATCGCCGAGCTGTCGCACGGCCTCACCCTCGTGCCGGGCGACATCATCGCCACCGGCACGCCCCCCGGCGTCGGCAACGCGCGCAAGCCGCCGGAATTCCTCAAGCCCGGCGACGTCATGGAGTCGGAGATCGTCGGGCTGGGGACCCTGCGCAACGTGATCCAGCCCGTTCACGCCTGA